The following are encoded together in the Kwoniella europaea PYCC6329 chromosome 1, complete sequence genome:
- a CDS encoding 3-demethylubiquinone-9 3-O-methyltransferase — protein MNPTRIEYIRQKVALSPSGGEEWTFENRHSDFERESKRGTGLWLSGKRCLDVGCGGGLLSESLARLGGQVVGVDASESNIGIATTHAQQDPSLSTKMQNGELKFVHSSAEVLRDAGEKFDVVCAMEVLEHVDQPGEFMKCLGEMVKPGGHLILSTISRTPLSQLLTLTLAEDVLRLVTPGTHTYRKFVKPHELRRFVYSDMGGYDTWYRNEDASDIRMEEVGETRGIVYDPLAGKWKLWGGVEGSTWKEVGEGCNYMYYARKRA, from the exons ATGAACCCTACGCGTATAGAATACATAAGACAGAAAGTCGCCCTGAGCCCCTCGGGAGGGGAAGAATGGACATTTGAAAACAGGCATTCCGACTTCGAGCGAGAATCAAAGAGGGGGACGGGATTATGGCTAAGTGGGAAAAGATGTTTGGATGTAGGATGTGGTGGTGGACTGTTATCTGAATCATTAGCCAGATTAGGTGGTCAGGTCGTCGGTGTAGATGCGAGCGAATCGAATATCGGGATAGCAACTACCCACGCTCAACAGGATCCATCTTTATCGACCAAGATGCAAAATGGAGAACTGAAATTCGTCCATTCCTCTGCGGAAGTTTTGAGAGATGCAGGTGAAAAGTTCGATGTGGTCTGTGCGATGGAGGTGTTGGAACATGTTGATCAGCCAGGGGAATTTATGAAATGTTTAGGGgagatggtaaag CCCGGAGGTCATCTCATACTCTCAACGATATCCCGAACACCCTTATCTCAACTTTTAACTCTCACATTGGCAGAAGATGTCTTACGACTAGTCACACCTGGTACGCACACCTATAGGAAATTCGTAAAACCACATGAACTGCGTAGGTTTGTTTATTCAGATATGGGTGGATACGATACATGGTACAGGAATGAGGATGCTAGTGATataaggatggaagaagtaggCGAGACTAGAGGAATAGTGTATGACCCTTTGGCGGGTAAATGGAAATTATGGGGTGGGGTGGAAGGAAGTACGTGGAAAGAAGTTGGGGAAGGGTGTAATTATATGTATTATGCTAGGAAGAGAGCGTAA
- a CDS encoding ribosome biogenesis protein YTM1, with amino-acid sequence MSDIPMDSTSNPTGATTGGVSQLPINLFTRSSSDAIPQSTYFIPSSWRRYQLSELINKVLQNNAEKGKKPVPFEFLINGEVLRGSLENWVKRNRGNDEETTIDVEYVRSTLPPQEVGRVEVEDWVSGLSLSRNGYILLSSYLSHLQILPLSSASTSSALYTLPLPTSLGATCCTWISPSSQDKDILLAAGGVDRLTHVYTIPSLSPDNTTAPRELYTLHGHTGPVSSVFASSSGQELISGSWDGNINFYVLPSTEPEEHQIPSEPLSYLPGQNNKKRRKLEKENPREPIEGLLDNDSTGVGGWRRIPDNVFSAHKDKVGGLVWDKFDNNKFWSASWDGSVRGWDLTMGVNDVTRQGPFDKSALCIDQFAANGTLATGNMDRTICLWDTRQSSSLISLTLPTTSPVPSLKTHPTSSFTLASATYSGIIQIWDIRSPKHSLFSVSNANRKKEDARKVTKNGKVLGERLLAVDWNGEVLVAGGEDGEVGIWNATGA; translated from the exons ATGTCTGACATACCCATGGACAGCACCTCCAATCCTACCGGTGCTACCACCGGTGGTGTATCTCAACTACCTATCAACCTCTTCACCCGTTCTTCATCAGATGCTATCCCTCAATCAACCTAtttcatcccttcttcatgGCGTCGATACCAACTTTCCGAACTCATCAACAAAGTACTTCAAAACAACGCCGAAAAGGGTAAGAAACCTGTGCCCTTTGAATTTCTGATCAATGGGGAAGTGTTGAGGGGGAGTTTGGAaaattgggtaaagaggaaTAGAGGGAATGATGAGGAGACTACGATAGATGTAGAGTATGTAAGGTCGACTTTACCCCCTCAGGAGGTTGGGAGAGTAGAGGTTGAAGATTGGGTCAGTGGGTTGAGTCTGAGTAGGAACGG ATACATCCtcctttcatcttatctatctcatctacAAATcctccctctttcctccGCTTCTACTTCCTCTGCACTGTACACACTCCCTCTACCAACGTCACTGGGAGCCACCTGTTGTACATGGATATCACCCTCATCTCAAGATAAGGATATCCTCCTAGCTGCAGGGGGTGTCGATCGATTGACTCACGTatataccatcccatccttaTCACCCGACAACACCACCGCTCCAAGGGAGTTATATACCTTACATGGACATACCGGTCCAGTATCAAGTGTAttcgcatcttcatcaggtcAAGAACTAATCAGTGGATCATGGGATGGTAATATCAATTTCTACGTATTACCTTCCACAGAACCGGAAGAACATCAAATCCCTTCTGAACCATTATCCTACTTGCCCGGACAAAATAACAAAAAACGTAGAAAGTTGGAAAAAGAAAATCCCAGAGAACCTATAGAGGGTCTGTTGGATAATGATTCGACTGGTGTTGgggggtggaggaggatacCTGATAATGTGTTTAGTGCGCATAAGGATAAGGTCGGTGGATTGGTATGGGATAAATTTGATAATAACAAGTTCTGGTCGGCGAGTTGGGATGGGTCGGTGAGAGGGTGGGATTTGACTATGGGCGTGAATGATGTGACGAGG CAAGGACCATTTGATAAATCGGCATTATGTATCGATCAATTCGCTGCGAATGGTACTTTGGCAACTGGTAACATGGACAGGACAATTTGTTTATGGGACACAAGGCAGT CCTCTTCTCTGATCTCCTTGACACTTCCTACGACATCCCCCGTCCCCTCACTAAAAACACACCCCACATCGTCGTTCACCCTCGCCTCAGCCACTTACTCAGGTATAATCCAAATATGGGATATCCGATCGCCCAAGCATTCTTTATTCTCCGTATCCAACGCcaacaggaagaa